A region from the Microcella frigidaquae genome encodes:
- the dapC gene encoding succinyldiaminopimelate transaminase: MTRSALPDFPWDSLAPFAARAREHADGIVDLSVGSPVDPTPAVIREALVAATDAHAYPQTMGTPALREAIVRWYARRRGVVGLTTDAVLPTIGSKELVALLPLLLGLGPGDTIVHPRTAYPTYAVGAALVGATAVAEDDPARWPEGTRLIWLNSPGNPNGAVLGVDALRAAVARARALGAVLVNDECYAELGWGEEPVPSILHPAVTDGDRTSLLSVYSLSKQSNLAGYRAAFLAGDAAVVGAMLEVRKHAGLIPPAPVQAAMVAALDDDAHVAEQRERYRARRVALRSALEGAGFRIDRSEAGLYLWATRDEPAWTTIGLLAEHGILAAPGTFYEGEASRHVRLALTATDERIAAAVARLAHLSNA, from the coding sequence GTGACCCGCAGCGCGCTTCCCGACTTCCCCTGGGACTCCCTCGCGCCCTTCGCGGCGCGCGCCCGGGAGCACGCCGACGGCATCGTCGACCTGTCGGTGGGCTCGCCCGTCGACCCGACGCCTGCGGTGATCCGCGAGGCACTGGTCGCCGCGACCGACGCCCATGCCTACCCGCAGACGATGGGCACGCCCGCCCTGCGCGAGGCGATCGTGCGCTGGTATGCCCGGCGCCGCGGCGTGGTCGGTCTGACGACGGATGCGGTGCTCCCGACCATCGGATCGAAGGAGCTCGTCGCCCTCCTGCCGCTGCTGCTCGGCCTCGGGCCCGGCGACACCATCGTGCACCCGCGCACCGCCTACCCGACGTACGCGGTCGGCGCCGCCCTGGTCGGCGCGACCGCGGTGGCGGAGGACGACCCCGCGCGCTGGCCGGAGGGCACCCGCCTCATCTGGCTCAACTCGCCGGGCAACCCCAACGGGGCGGTGCTGGGGGTCGACGCCCTGCGGGCGGCGGTCGCGCGCGCCCGCGCGCTCGGGGCCGTGCTGGTCAACGACGAGTGCTACGCCGAGCTGGGCTGGGGCGAGGAGCCGGTGCCGAGCATCCTGCACCCGGCCGTGACCGATGGCGACCGCACGAGCCTGCTGAGCGTCTACTCGCTGTCGAAGCAGTCGAACCTCGCCGGCTACCGTGCGGCCTTCCTGGCGGGCGATGCGGCGGTCGTGGGCGCGATGCTCGAGGTGCGCAAGCACGCTGGGCTGATCCCGCCGGCGCCGGTGCAGGCCGCCATGGTCGCCGCGCTCGACGACGACGCGCACGTGGCCGAGCAGCGCGAGCGCTACCGGGCCCGCCGGGTCGCGCTGCGCTCCGCGCTCGAGGGCGCGGGGTTCCGCATCGACCGCTCGGAGGCGGGCCTGTACCTGTGGGCGACCCGCGACGAGCCCGCCTGGACGACGATCGGCCTGCTCGCCGAGCACGGGATCCTCGCCGCGCCGGGCACCTTCTACGAGGGCGAGGCCTCGCGGCATGTCCGTCTGGCGCTCACCGCCACCGACGAGCGCATCGCGGCGGCCGTCGCGCGCTTGGCGCACCTCTCCAACGCCTGA
- the fdxA gene encoding ferredoxin yields MTYVIALPCVDVKDRACIDECPVDCIYEGDRMLYIHPDECVDCGACEPVCPVEAIFYEDDLPAEWSDYYTANVEFFSEIGSPGGAAKVGVIAGDHPVVAAVPPQG; encoded by the coding sequence GTGACCTACGTGATCGCCCTTCCCTGCGTCGATGTCAAGGACCGCGCGTGCATCGACGAGTGCCCCGTCGATTGCATCTACGAGGGCGACCGGATGCTCTACATCCACCCCGACGAGTGCGTCGACTGCGGCGCCTGCGAGCCGGTGTGCCCGGTCGAGGCCATCTTCTACGAGGACGACCTCCCGGCCGAGTGGAGCGACTACTACACGGCCAACGTCGAGTTCTTCAGCGAGATCGGCTCGCCCGGCGGCGCCGCCAAGGTGGGCGTGATCGCGGGCGACCACCCGGTCGTCGCCGCGGTGCCCCCGCAGGGCTAG
- a CDS encoding branched-chain amino acid aminotransferase, translating to MTTLLPMATPDLAWAVTRNEAAKPAAERDAILADPGFGKHFTDHMVDICWSERGGWHRPRVQPYGPISLDPAAAVLHYGQEIFEGLKAYRHADGSIWSFRPDANARRLQRSAKRLALPELPEQYFIEALRQLVAIDGDWVPSAPETSLYLRPFMFAKEAFLGVRPAHKVAFYVIASPAGAYFQGGVKPVSIWLSTEYSRAGKGGTGAAKTGGNYAASLVAQAEAAEHGCAQVLFLDSVEGKWLEELGGMNIVLVYKDGTLVTPKSDSILEGITRDSILQLAEDRGHRVERRRVSIDEWREGAASGDIVEAFACGTAAVVTPIAMIKAADFTIGSPDTAAGDLTMSLRAELTDIQYGRLPDPHGWMLRLDA from the coding sequence ATGACGACTCTCCTTCCGATGGCGACCCCCGACCTCGCCTGGGCCGTGACCCGCAACGAGGCGGCGAAGCCTGCCGCCGAGCGCGACGCGATCCTCGCCGACCCGGGCTTCGGCAAGCACTTCACCGACCACATGGTCGACATCTGCTGGAGCGAGCGCGGCGGCTGGCACCGCCCGCGCGTGCAGCCCTACGGCCCGATCAGCCTCGACCCGGCCGCGGCCGTGCTGCACTACGGGCAGGAGATCTTCGAGGGCCTGAAGGCCTACCGTCACGCCGACGGCTCGATCTGGTCGTTCCGCCCCGACGCGAACGCCCGCCGCCTGCAGCGGTCGGCGAAGCGCCTGGCGCTGCCGGAGCTGCCCGAGCAGTACTTCATCGAGGCGCTGCGGCAGCTCGTCGCGATCGACGGCGACTGGGTGCCGAGCGCTCCCGAGACGAGCCTGTACCTGCGGCCGTTCATGTTCGCCAAGGAGGCCTTCCTCGGCGTGCGGCCCGCGCACAAGGTCGCGTTCTACGTGATCGCCTCGCCCGCCGGCGCCTACTTCCAGGGCGGAGTGAAGCCCGTGTCGATCTGGCTCTCGACCGAGTACTCGCGCGCCGGCAAGGGCGGCACGGGGGCGGCGAAGACCGGCGGCAACTACGCGGCCTCCCTCGTCGCGCAGGCGGAGGCGGCCGAGCACGGCTGCGCCCAGGTGCTCTTCCTCGACTCCGTCGAGGGGAAGTGGCTGGAGGAGCTCGGTGGAATGAACATCGTGCTCGTCTACAAGGACGGCACGCTCGTCACCCCGAAGAGCGACTCGATCCTCGAGGGCATCACCCGTGACTCGATCCTGCAGCTGGCGGAGGACCGCGGCCACCGCGTCGAGCGCCGCCGCGTGAGCATCGACGAGTGGCGCGAGGGTGCCGCCTCCGGCGACATCGTCGAGGCCTTCGCCTGCGGCACCGCCGCGGTCGTCACGCCGATCGCGATGATCAAGGCCGCCGACTTCACGATCGGCAGCCCCGACACCGCGGCCGGCGATCTGACGATGTCGCTGCGGGCCGAGCTGACCGACATCCAGTACGGCCGGCTTCCCGACCCGCACGGGTGGATGCTGCGGCTGGACGCCTGA
- a CDS encoding citrate synthase, whose translation MSDNAPTGTDQKATLHFPGGSAEFPIVASVDGASSIDMSSLTRQTGLTGLDYGFVNTASTRSAITYIDGEQGILRYRGYNIEDVAANSTFLEVAWLLIYGELPTASELADFDSRVRRHTLLHEDLKRFFDSLPHQAHPMSVLSSAVSALSTYYGDSLDPHDPEQVEISTIRLLAKLPVIAAYAHKKAIGQAFLYPDNSLGFVENFLRLNFGIMAEPYEVNPVLVKALDRLLILHEDHEQNASTSTVRLVGSTGANLFASVSAGINALSGPLHGGANEAVLDMLARIRDSGEGVERFVERVKNKEDGIKLMGFGHRVYKSYDPRAKLVKASVDAVLADLGVSNPLLEIARELEAIALADDYFVERKLYPNVDFYTGVIYKAMGFPTRMFTVLFAIGRLPGWIAHWREMNDDPATKIGRPQQLYIGSPARDWPQR comes from the coding sequence GTGAGCGACAACGCTCCCACCGGAACCGACCAGAAGGCAACCCTGCACTTCCCGGGCGGTTCCGCCGAGTTCCCGATCGTCGCGAGCGTCGACGGTGCCTCAAGCATCGACATGTCGAGCCTCACGCGCCAGACCGGCCTCACCGGTCTCGACTACGGCTTCGTCAACACCGCCTCGACGCGCAGCGCAATCACCTACATCGATGGCGAGCAGGGCATCCTGCGCTACCGCGGCTACAACATCGAGGACGTCGCCGCGAACTCGACCTTCCTCGAGGTCGCCTGGCTGCTGATCTACGGCGAGCTGCCGACCGCGAGCGAGCTCGCCGACTTCGACTCGCGCGTGCGCCGCCACACCCTCCTGCACGAGGACCTCAAGCGGTTCTTCGACTCGCTGCCGCACCAGGCGCACCCGATGTCAGTGCTCTCGAGCGCCGTCAGCGCGCTCTCGACCTACTACGGCGACTCGCTCGACCCGCACGACCCCGAGCAGGTCGAGATCTCGACCATCCGCTTGCTCGCGAAGCTGCCGGTGATCGCCGCCTACGCCCACAAGAAGGCGATCGGCCAGGCGTTCCTGTACCCCGACAACTCGCTCGGCTTCGTCGAGAACTTCCTGCGCCTCAACTTCGGCATCATGGCCGAGCCCTACGAGGTCAACCCCGTGCTCGTGAAGGCGCTCGACCGCCTGCTGATCCTCCACGAGGACCACGAGCAGAACGCCTCCACCTCGACCGTGCGCCTGGTCGGCTCGACCGGGGCCAACCTGTTCGCCTCGGTCTCAGCGGGCATCAACGCGCTCTCCGGCCCGCTGCACGGCGGCGCCAACGAGGCCGTGCTCGACATGCTGGCCCGCATCCGCGACTCGGGCGAGGGCGTCGAGCGCTTCGTCGAGCGGGTGAAGAACAAGGAGGACGGCATCAAGCTCATGGGCTTCGGCCACCGGGTCTACAAGTCGTACGACCCGCGCGCCAAGCTCGTGAAGGCCAGTGTGGATGCGGTGCTCGCCGACCTCGGCGTCTCCAACCCGCTGCTCGAGATCGCGCGCGAGCTCGAGGCCATCGCCCTCGCCGACGACTACTTCGTCGAGCGCAAGCTCTACCCGAACGTCGACTTCTACACGGGCGTCATCTACAAGGCCATGGGCTTCCCGACCCGCATGTTCACCGTGCTGTTCGCGATCGGCCGCCTCCCCGGCTGGATCGCCCACTGGCGCGAGATGAACGACGACCCGGCGACGAAGATCGGCCGCCCGCAGCAGCTCTACATCGGCTCGCCCGCCCGCGACTGGCCGCAGCGCTAG